In a genomic window of Halobiforma lacisalsi AJ5:
- a CDS encoding acyltransferase — protein MSSQRPVVRGDDCTIADDATVGHGEFDEPTRIGDGATIRSGSIVYGNVTIGDEFTTGHDVLVREATTIGDDVLVGTKTVIDGRTTIGSHVSLQTNVYVPTQTTIRDNVFVGPGAVLTNDQYPIRVDTDLEGPTLETGVSVGANATLLPGVTIGENSFVAAGSVVTEDVPPDSLAVGSPATTRPLPEPLSGTNQIA, from the coding sequence ATGAGCAGCCAGCGACCCGTCGTGCGCGGCGACGACTGTACGATCGCGGACGACGCGACGGTAGGCCACGGCGAGTTCGACGAGCCGACGCGGATCGGCGACGGAGCCACGATCCGGTCCGGGTCGATCGTCTACGGCAACGTGACGATCGGTGACGAATTCACGACCGGCCACGACGTCCTCGTCCGGGAGGCGACCACCATCGGCGACGACGTCCTCGTCGGCACCAAGACGGTCATCGACGGCCGGACGACGATCGGCTCCCACGTTAGCCTCCAGACGAACGTCTACGTCCCGACCCAGACGACCATCCGGGACAACGTCTTCGTCGGTCCAGGGGCGGTCCTGACGAACGACCAGTATCCGATCCGGGTCGACACCGACCTCGAGGGGCCGACCCTCGAGACGGGGGTGTCGGTCGGGGCGAACGCGACGCTGCTGCCGGGCGTGACGATCGGCGAGAACTCGTTCGTAGCTGCCGGCTCCGTCGTGACGGAGGACGTGCCCCCGGATAGCCTCGCGGTCGGCTCGCCGGCGACCACCCGACCGCTGCCCGAACCGCTGAGCGGGACGAATCAGATCGCATGA
- a CDS encoding DUF7344 domain-containing protein, giving the protein MSERELTQAELFDVFSNARRRRTVQYLKRRGGSCDLAPLVEQVAAWENDTEPDDVTRTQRRRVYISLYQTHLPMLEDHGIVDWDPDGHRIELLPDEEVFEPYLDRHVGAERPWHRYYAVVTAVGAAAFVGAWLSLGPATAAAAPLVVLVLCVAVLAISIAQHVSRRPEVQLPFGPASR; this is encoded by the coding sequence ATGTCTGAACGCGAACTCACACAGGCGGAACTGTTCGACGTGTTCAGTAACGCTCGCAGGCGTCGAACGGTCCAGTACCTGAAACGACGCGGCGGCAGTTGCGATCTCGCGCCGCTGGTCGAACAGGTCGCTGCCTGGGAGAACGACACCGAACCGGACGACGTAACGCGGACACAGCGGCGTCGCGTGTACATCTCCCTGTACCAGACGCACCTGCCGATGCTCGAGGATCACGGGATCGTCGACTGGGATCCCGACGGCCACAGGATCGAACTCCTCCCCGACGAGGAGGTGTTCGAGCCGTACCTCGACCGACACGTCGGCGCCGAACGTCCGTGGCACCGCTACTACGCGGTCGTGACCGCCGTTGGCGCGGCGGCGTTCGTCGGAGCCTGGCTCTCCCTGGGCCCGGCGACCGCGGCCGCCGCGCCGCTCGTCGTCCTGGTCCTGTGTGTCGCCGTCCTCGCGATCTCGATCGCACAGCACGTCTCGCGACGGCCCGAGGTGCAGTTACCGTTCGGACCCGCGAGTCGATAA
- a CDS encoding DUF1616 domain-containing protein, whose protein sequence is MSFRTATRTRLGSIRKYPTDLAVVSIAAVVAYLVVTSVPPGTEIRLFVTFGLALFFPGYGLVSVLFPAEARNAREAAATEAETRPRGIDVVERLGLSFALSIAVVPPIVLLLGVTEWGVTPEPAAAALGVVTVAFAQLGAVRRLRTPEADRFTFSLASRIARVRRVGSGLQVSSVLLVIAIGVAVGALLVGFLAPAATGGFAELALYSENEDGDLVAGDLPDEVAPGESVPITVAIENHEDEQTEYTAVVQQQTLENGEVVERTELGQLESSVSPGDTATREYEATPTAAPGETVRISVLLYEGEPPVEPTNDNAVEDTYFWVTVTEDAADGTGDT, encoded by the coding sequence ATGAGCTTTCGAACGGCGACGCGGACACGGCTCGGGTCCATCCGGAAGTACCCGACCGACCTCGCGGTCGTCTCAATTGCGGCCGTCGTGGCGTACCTCGTCGTGACGTCGGTTCCCCCCGGTACCGAGATCCGGCTGTTCGTCACGTTCGGTCTCGCGCTGTTCTTTCCGGGGTACGGGCTCGTTTCGGTGCTGTTCCCGGCCGAAGCGCGCAACGCCCGCGAGGCGGCCGCGACCGAGGCGGAGACTCGCCCTCGAGGGATCGACGTGGTCGAGCGACTCGGGCTCTCGTTTGCGCTATCGATCGCGGTCGTTCCCCCGATCGTGTTGCTCCTGGGGGTCACTGAGTGGGGGGTCACGCCCGAACCCGCTGCAGCGGCGCTCGGGGTCGTTACCGTAGCGTTCGCCCAACTCGGGGCAGTGCGACGGCTTCGAACTCCCGAAGCCGATCGGTTTACCTTCTCGCTCGCGTCGCGGATCGCTCGAGTCCGCCGGGTCGGCTCCGGTCTGCAGGTTAGCTCGGTGCTGCTCGTGATCGCGATCGGGGTTGCCGTCGGTGCGCTCCTCGTTGGCTTTCTCGCACCGGCAGCGACCGGCGGTTTCGCCGAACTGGCGCTCTACTCCGAGAACGAGGACGGCGACCTCGTGGCCGGGGACCTCCCGGACGAGGTCGCGCCCGGTGAGTCGGTGCCGATCACGGTCGCGATCGAGAACCACGAGGACGAGCAAACGGAGTACACGGCCGTCGTCCAGCAACAGACCCTCGAGAACGGCGAGGTCGTCGAGCGGACGGAGCTCGGACAACTCGAGAGCAGCGTCTCCCCGGGAGACACCGCGACGAGGGAGTACGAGGCGACGCCGACGGCGGCACCGGGTGAAACGGTCCGGATCAGCGTCCTCCTCTACGAGGGCGAACCCCCGGTGGAGCCGACGAACGACAACGCCGTCGAGGACACCTACTTCTGGGTGACGGTAACTGAGGACGCCGCGGACGGAACTGGCGACACGTAG